TTTTTCTCTTGACGCTTTGCTTAATATCCGTTCTTCTTTTTTCCTTTGCCGCTTTTCTTTCTTTGTTTCGGGATATTGAACAGGCTTACCAAATTTTGAATAGTCAATTTTAATCTGACAATCATCAAGTTCCTGCATGAATTTTTTATATTCATCAGGTTTCATAGTCCTGCGTAATATATCCTGCTTTTCAGCAAGAGTTCTTTTCAATTCTTCCGATGATAAATCTTTGTAATTACTCATTGACATTTCCCTTAATAATAGTTTTTACTGTGTCAATCGTAACCAGCTTTTGAAGCAGTTTTTCAAAGTCGGCAGGTTCGACTTTTTCACAACGAAGATATTTTTCTGCAAGTGCGCCGTTCTCGATAAGGCGGCGTGTTCTTTGCGCTCTTTCAAGTTTGCTCTGCTTTGCTTGAATGGCTTTCTTTTGAGCCTTTAATTGTTCCATTTTCTTTTCAAGTTCTTCTAATTTTTGTTCGGGTGTTTTTCGTTCAGCCATAATATAACCGCCTTTCTGTTTTCTTTTTTATTGCTATAATCGGATTATACCATAATGCGACAGAATAGGCAATATGAAAGCGCATGACAGGCACACCGCCATTAAACGGTGTGCGGCGCTCCTTATTTCAGAAATACAAATGTGCTAACAGCACATTTACATTTCTTTCATGCGGAACGCATGATATAGCCGCCGCATATAGATTATCGCTATCATGAAGCTATTGCAGAAATGATAGTTTGCGTTTATAATTTAAGCGAGCGAAGCGGCGGCAATATCACGAAGTGCGCACTTATATACCAACTTACGTTGGTATGTGCGCTCTCCGA
This DNA window, taken from Anaerotignum faecicola, encodes the following:
- a CDS encoding DUF3847 domain-containing protein, which produces MAERKTPEQKLEELEKKMEQLKAQKKAIQAKQSKLERAQRTRRLIENGALAEKYLRCEKVEPADFEKLLQKLVTIDTVKTIIKGNVNE